In one Watersipora subatra chromosome 6, tzWatSuba1.1, whole genome shotgun sequence genomic region, the following are encoded:
- the LOC137398148 gene encoding uncharacterized protein, whose amino-acid sequence MGPKAKKYTRVVDDIDILVMDKPSLYTAKWRTKLVKVILRSANNDATYKVTSPNSNNYWTVPELFYQDTASTKKGTEAEEVPGTSLHDSRSPSTRSQDEKCIAQPLERQSLEPAVDSHQTPHVDAGTSHSPQPNTKRRKKTDAENSDDAAGTSHSPQPTTKRKRTDTENSDAAALLLTELFERKNTSAFKSKERDGKGCFEEKDNEELTTMAGNDTELTTMAGNGTELTTIAGFQQSNIGYKIQAFNSL is encoded by the exons ATGGGTCCTAAGGCAAAAAAATACACCCGTGTCGTAGATGACATTGACATACTTGTAATGGACAAACCTTCTCTATACACGGCAAAATGGCGCACTAAGCTGGTGAAGGTCATCCTACGGTCTGCAAACAACGATGCAACGTATAAAGTGACCTCGCCAAACTCCAATAATTACTGGACTGTGCCAGAGCTATTTTATCAAGACACTGCATCCACCAAAAAGGGCACTGAGGCCGAAGAAGTTC CTGGAACCAGCCTCCATGATAGCCGCAGCCCATCGACCCGCAGCCAGGATGAGAAGTGCATTGCCCAGCCACTTGAGAGGCAGTCCTTAGAGCCTGCCGTAGACAGTCATCAGACTCCTCACGTTGATG CTGGAACCAGccacagcccacaaccaaataCCAAAAGAAGGAAAAAGACCGATGCAGAAAATTCTGATGATGCAGCTGGAACCAGCCACAGCCCACAACCAACTACCAAAAGGAAAAGGACCGATACAGAAAATTCTGATGCTGCAGCCCTACTGCTAACAGAACTTTTTGAGCGAAAGAACACTTCTGCTTTTAAAAGTAAAGAACGGGACGGCAAAGGATGCTTTGAAGAAAAGGATAATGAGG AGTTGACGACTATGGCTGGTAATGACACAGAGTTGACGACTATGGCTGGTAATGGCACAGAGTTGACGACTATAGCTGGATTTCAGCAAAGCAACATTGGATACAAGATACAAGCTTTCAACAGTCTGTAA